From Candidatus Bathyarchaeota archaeon:
GAAGGAAACTAAGGTAAGAAGAACTTAGAAGGTTGCATTGGCTTCTTAATTTTCTATCTTAACACTCCAACTTCTATAACTAGAAATGAGGTGAAAACTCTGAAAGGCAAAGTGACGAAATGGCTTGACCAAAGAGGATATGGTTTCATATCTAGTGAAGGTCATAGTAGCGAGATTTTTGTACATTCATCAA
This genomic window contains:
- a CDS encoding cold shock domain-containing protein yields the protein MGFLIFYLNTPTSITRNEVKTLKGKVTKWLDQRGYGFISSEGHSSEIFVHSS